The Streptomyces cathayae DNA segment CATAGGTGGGGCCCAGGCACAGGGCGGCCGTGGGGCTCTGCAACAGGGTATGGACGAAGAGCAGCTCGACTCCGTCGGGGTCCTGAGCGGCGATACGGTGCGGGGTCAGCGAGTCGAAGTGCGCGCTGTCGCCCGGGGCCAGCCGGTGCAGCGCGTCCCCCAGGCGCAGCAGCAGCCGTCCCTTGAGGACGTACAGCCATTCCTCGCCCGGGTGGACCCGCACGATGCCGCTCTGGGAGCCGTGGGGAACCTCGACCCGCAGGGCCTGCATCCCGCGTCCGGGGGAGCCTGCCTGCCGGTACGTCCAGCCGCCCGCGACGGTCGGCTCCGTGTCGGCGGCGCGCAGCACCATGTCCTGGTCGGCGGTCGTCTCGCCGAGCAGTTCCGAGACGGTCGTACCGTAGACCCGGGCCAGGGAGAGCAGCATGGGCAACGAGGGCTGGCGCTGCCCGGTCTCCAGCCGGGAGAGATGGGCGGGCGACAGCCCCGCGTCGCGTGCCGCGGCCTCCAGGGTCAGGCCTGCCCGGCGGCGCAGCGCGCGCAGGTGCGGCGCGACCGCGGGAAGCGCGGCGGCCGGTTCGGCCGACGGCTCGCTCTCGGGGGTGCTCATGACCCCATTCAGCAGCATTTTTGCCCGTGGGGCAAATTTCTTGCCTCACGGGCAAAAAGGGGCGGGTGTTCACGACCCGGCAGGCAGCACGGCCGGACGGGGCCAGTGTCTCACCGGCCGGCGACCGCCTGCTTCATCAGGGTCCTGCCGAACTCCCACACCAGACCGCCGTCGTGGGCCTCGTCCATCACCGCCGTGAAGGCGCCCACGAACCGGTCCACGTCCCGCTCGTCGATGATCAGCGGCGGAATCAGTTTGATCACCTCCAGGTGATCGCCGGAGACCTGGGTGAGGATCCTGTGCCGCCGCAGCAGCGGCACGACCACCATCTGTGCGAAGAGCCCCTTGCGCGCGGCCTGCAGCGCGGTCCAGCGGCCGCGCAGCCTGAGTGACCGCGGCCGGCCGAACTCGATGCCGATCATCAGGCCCCGGCCGCGGACCTCGGCCAGCAGCTCGTACTTCCCGGTCAGTGCCGCGAGCCGGGACCGCAGCAGCTCCCCGGTGGCCCGGGCGTGCGCGACGAGGTGCTCGTTCTCCATGACCGACAGGACCGCGAGGCCCGCGGCCATCGCCTGGGCGTTGGCCCCGAAGCTGGCCGAGTGGACCAGCACCCGGTCCATCGACGAGTAGACCTTGCGGAAGATCCAGTCCTTGCCGAGCGTGGCTCCCACCGGCACATAGCCGCCGGAGAGCGCCTTGGCCACGCACACCAGGTCCGGCTCGACTCCCTCCTCGTGCTGGTAGGCGTAGAAGTCGCCGGTCCGCCCGAGGCCGGTCTGCACCTCGTCGGCGATCAGCAGCGCCTTGCGCCGGTGCAGCAGTTCCTGCGCGGCGCGCAGATAGCCGGGCGGGGCCGGGTGCACGCCCTTGCCCTGGATCGGCTCCACGATGAGGGCGGCGACATCGCCCTTGGCCAGCTCCCGCTCCAGCGCGTCCAGATCGCCGAGCGGTACCGCCGTGTCGGGCAGCAGGGGGGCGAAGCCGTCGCGGAAGCCGGACTCGCCGTTGACGGACAGGGAGCCGGTGGTCAGTCCGTGGAAGGCGTGCTCGCAGTACAGGACGCGCGGTCTGCCGGTCACGTAGCGGGCGAACTTCAGCGCGCCCTCGACCGCCTCCGTTCCACTGTTGCCGAAGAACACCCGGTCCAGGTGAGGGCTGTGCGCGAGCAGCCGCTCGGCCAGCAGACCGGGCAGCGGCTGGCAGTCGAAGCGGGTGAGGTCGGCGAGCGAGGCGTCGAGGACGTCGTGCAGCGCCTTGCGGACCACGGGGTGGTGGCGCCCCAGGCCCATCACCCCGAATCCGGCGAGCATGTCCAGGTGGTCGTTGCCGTCCGCGTCCCAGAAGTGGGCGCCCTCGGCCCGTTCGTAGACCTTGTCGAAGCCGATGGTGTGCAGCATGCGCGGGAGCTGGTGGTTGAGGTACCGGGCGTGCAGCTCGTAGCGCTCGGCTCCCCGTTCGGCCAGCAGCGCGCCGAGGTCGAACTCCCCGGCCCGCGACGGCTTCGACTCGGACTCCGCGATGGTCATTGCGGTGACTCCTGTCGGTCCTGTGGTTGCTTCGGCGGCTCGCCCCCGGCGGGAGGGCTCGCGCTGGTCCGGCCGGTGCTCCGGACGGGCGTCAGGCCGATGCCGACCGGCACCTCGCCGCGTCCGGCGTGCGCGAGGAACTGCTCCGGGATGCCGAACCGCCGGACCGGTGCGTCGACATCGGCATCGCCCGGCACCAGGGCCACGGCGAGTTCCACCACGCCCGGGTGGGGCCCGAGACGCCCTCCGGTCCCGGCGACCGCGTGCACCAGGAACTCCCTGTTCTCTTCGGACAGTTCACCGGGTTCCGTCTCGGCCGGCGCCTTCAGGTCACGTGGGTGCCGGGTGCTCTCCACCATCGTCACGCTCGGGCCCCCTTCGGTTCCGTGCTGTTCAGCTCACGGTGACGGCCGGCTCCCCCGACACGATGCCGTCCTTCTCCATCTGCTCGGCGATCTTCAGGGCCTCCTCGATCAGCGTCTCCACGATCTTCGACTCCGGCACCGTCTTGATCACCTCGCCCTTGACGAAGATCTGCCCCTTGCCGTTGCCCGAGGCCACCCCCAGATCCGCCTCCCGCGCCTCCCCCGGACCGTTGACCACACAGCCCATCACCGCCACCCGCAGCGGCACATCCATGCCCTCCAGCCCGGCGGTCACCTCGTCCGCCAGCTTGTACACATCCACCTGCGCCCGCCCGCACGACGGACACGAGACGATCTCCAGACCCCGCTGCCGCAGATTCAGCGACTCCAGGATCTGCAGCCCCACCTTGACCTCCTCGGCCGGCGGCGCCGACAGCGACACCCGGATGGTGTCCCCGATCCCCTCCGACAACAGCGCCCCGAAGGCCACCGCCGACTTGATCGTGCCCTGGAACGCCGGACCCGCCTCGGTCACCCCCAGATGCAGCGGATAGTCGCACCGCGCCGCCAGCTGCCGGTAGGCCTCCACCATCACCACCGGGTCGTTGTGCTTGACCGAGATCTTGATGTCCCGGAAACCGTGCTCCTCGAACAGCGACGCCTCCCACAGCGCCGACTCCACCAGCGCCTCCGGGGTGGCCTTCCCGTACTTCCGCAGCAGCCGCCGGTCCAGCGACCCGGCGTTGACCCCGATCCGGATCGGCGTGCCGCGCTCGCCCGCCGCCCGCGCGATCTCCTTGACCTTGTCGTCGAACTGCTTGATGTTGCCCGGGTTCACCCGCACCGCCGCGCAGCCCGCCTCGATCGCGGCGAACACGTACTTCGGCTGGAAGTGGATGTCCGCGATCACCGGGATCTGCGACTTGCCCGCGATGACCGCCAGCGCGTCCGCGTCGTCCTGGGTGGGACAGGCCACCCGCACGATCTGACAGCCCGACGCCGTCAGCTCGGCGATCTGCTGCAGCGTCGCACCGATGTCGGAGGTACGGGTGGTGGTCATCGACTGCACCGACACCGGCGCGTCCCCGCCCACCGCCACCGACCCGACCTGGATCCTCCGGCTCCTGCGGCGCGGGGCGAGCGTCGGCGCGGGCGCCTCGGGCATCCCGAGCGATACGGCGGTCACGGCCTCACTCCCTGTTTCCCGGGTTGCCCGAGGGTCCCGAGATCGTGTCGCGCAGGGCGCGCAGGGACTCCTTGAGCGACCCCGTGGTGGCGAGGACGGCGGTGGGCTCGTATCCGCAGTGCGCCATGCAGTTGGCGCAGCGCGGGTCCTTGCCGCGGCCGTACTTGTCCCAGTCGGTCTCCTCGATCAGCTCCCGGTACGTCGGCACATAGCCGTCGCTCATCAGATAGCAGGGGCGCTGCCAGCCGAAGATCGAGTAGTTCGGGATCGCCCACGCGGTGCACGGGAAGTCGACCCTGCCCTCGAGGAAGTCCAGGAACAGCGGGGAGTGGTTCAGCCGCCAGCGGCGGCGGTTGCCGCCCGCGAAGGCCTTCCTGAACAGCTCGCGGGTCTGCTCCACGCCGAGGAAGTGCTCCTGGTCGGGGGCCTTCTCGTAGGCGTAGGCGGGCGAGATCATCATCTCGTCGACCTTGAGGTCGTCGTTGAGGTAGTCGAGCACTTCGATGACGGTCTGCGGGGTGTCGGTGTTGAAGAAGGTCGAGTTGGTGGTGACCCGGAAGCCGCGCCGTTTGGCCTCCTTGATGGCGGCCACGGCCTCGTCGAACACGCCCTCCTGGGCGACGGACTCGTCGTGCCGCTCGCGCAGCCCGTCGATGTGCACGGCGAACGCGAAGTAGGGCGAGGGCGTGAACCTGTCCATCTTCTTGCGCAGCAGCATGGCGTTGGTGCACAGGAAGACGTACTTCCTCCTGGCCACCAGCTGGCGTGCGATCTCGTCGATCTGGGGGTGCATCAGCGGCTCACCGCCGGCGATCGACACCATCGGCGCACCGGACTCCAGCACCGCGCCCACGGCCTGGGCGACCGGCATGCGCTGCTTGAGCACCCCGGCCGGGTGCTGGATCTTCCCGCAGCCCTCACACGCGAGATTGCAGGCGAAGAGCGGTTCCAGCTCGACGATGAGCGGAAACTTCTCGCGCCTGCGGAGCTTCTGTTCGGCCAAGTACGTAGCGACCTTGATGGACTGCCGCAGTGGCATGGCCATCTGGCTCACCTCCTGGGGAGCAGCAAGGAACGGTGCCATTCGAGATACGCAGGGAGAACGGAACGAAGAACGCGGAAAGCCGATATTCCACCGCGCACCGTGCCGATCCGGACCAGTTCATGTTCAGGAGCGTCCACGACCACCCGGACGGCCGCAACAGGGCGCGCGCCCACTCGGACGGCGCTCAGGAGCGTGGCCGCGGACTCCATGTCGACGGCGATCGCGCCGGTGGCGAGCAGCTCGGACCGTTCGTGCCCGCGGACGACGTGCTCGGAACCGGTGAGCGGACCGGTGTGGACGGTGCGCCCCGGGGCGACCCGGGCCAGTTCCTTCACCAGCAGCTCGGTGCCGTCGCAGGGGACGCTGCCGCGCGGGTCCCGGGTCTCCTCGGCGACCACCAGGTCGCCGGGATGCATCCCGGGGGCCAGCCCCGCGCAGAAGCCGGTGGCCAGCACGGCCGCGTCGCGCAGCACCCGTTCGGCGAGCATCCGGGTGACCGAGCGCTCGGCCGCCTCCGGCCCCATGCCCGTCCGCAGGACGGCGACCGGCCCTGCGGCCCCTGCCCCCACCCGCCGGTGCAGGGCGAGCCGCTCGATGCCGAGCGCGCAGGCGATCAGCAGCGGGGCCGGGGCCGGCCGGGCGCTCATCAGCTGCCCTTCGCCTCGGCGAGCCGCTGCTCCGGTCCGGCGCCCGGGGCACCGGCGCCCGGCACGCCGACGTCAGACGCGCCGACGCCCGGAGCGACCGGTGCGCCCGCGCCCGCCGCGCCCGCGCCCGCCTGTGCCGCGGCGGGCTTCTCGGCGAACGGTTCCCCGTTCACGTACCGGCCGAGCGCGGTGAGCGGGAAGACCTGCCGGTAGAGGTGGTAGTTGATGGAGAAGTCCCAGGGGAAACCGGTGCCGGTGAAGTGGGGCTCGTCCCAGGAGCCGTCCTCCCGCTGGGTGGCGGCCAGCCACCCGATGCCGCGCTCGACGGCCCCGGACTCCTTCTCGCCGGCCGCCAGCAGGGCCATCAGCGCCCACCCCGTCTGCGACGCGGTCGAGGCGCCCCGGCCGCTCCACTCACGGGCGTGCCGGTAGGAACGCAGGTCCTCGCCCCAGCCGCCGTCGTCGTTCTGGACCGACTCCAGCCAGGCGACGGCCCGCCGGATCGCCGGGTGCGAGCCGGGGAGCCCGGCGGCGACCAGCGCGGGCACCACGGACCCGGTGCCGTAGAGGTAGTTGACGCCCCAGCGGCCGAACCACGAGCCGTTCGGCTCCTGTTCGGCGAGCAGCCACCGGATGCCGCGCCGGGTGCGCGGGTCGTGGGCGAGTCCCTCGACGGCGAGCATCTCCACCACGTGGGCGGTGACATCGGCCGACGGCGGGTCGATGACCTCGCCGAAGTCGCAGAACGGCAGCCGGTTGGGGAACGGGCTGGTGTTGTCGACGTCGAACGCGCCCCAGGCGCCGTCGCGGGACTGCATGCCGAGGTTCCAGCGCACCCCGCGGCCGATGGCGTTGTCGACCCGCTCCGGGTCGTGGTGCTTGACCCGGCGGAGCGCGAGGACCACTTCGGCGGTGTCGTCGATGTCGGGGTAGTTGTCGTTGTGGAACTCGAACGCCCAGCCGCCGGGCGGCAGTCCGGGCCTGCGGACGGACCAGTCACCGGGTCTGACGACCTGTTCGCCGAGCATCCAGTCGGCGGCCCTGACCAGTTGCGGATGGTCGGCGGGCAGACCGGCGTCGGCCAGGGCGATGGTGGCCAGACAGGTGTCCCACACCGGGGACTGGCAGGCCTCGATCATCCGGGCGCCGTCCTCGCGCCACACGGCGAACCGGTCCAGGGACTGGAGTCCCGCGCGCATCACCGGGTGGTTCAGGTCGTAGCCGAGCAGGTGCAGGGCGATGACCGAGTACACGGCGGGCGGCTGGATGCCGCCCCAGCAGCCGTCGTTCTCCTGCCGCTCGATGATCCAGCGGGCCGCGGTGTGCATCGCCGCCCTGCGCAGCACGCGCGGGACGACCCTGCGCACCGCGTGCAGGCCCTTGTCCAGCCGCTGGAAGGCGCCGTCCCAGCTGGTCGCCGGAGCGAGCGGTACGGGAGGGTTGGGGCGGGCCGGGTCGGTGTGCAGTTCGTCCAGCGGGAACGGGGCGGGCCGTACCGGCCGCTTGGCGGAGACGATCGTCAGCGGGACGATGGTCTGCCGTGCCCAGCAGCCGAAGTCGTAGATGTTGAGCGGCACCCAGGACGGGAACCAGATCAGCTCGGGCGGGAGTTCCGGCAGGTCCTCCCACTTCCACCAGCCGAACAGGGCCAGCCAGATCCGGGTGAAGACCCGGGAGGCGGCGACCCCGCCGTGCTCGCGGACCCAGGCGGAGGCCCGCGCCATGTGCGGGGCGTCCGGCGGGTCACCGGCCAGCCGGAGGGCGACGTACGCCTCGATGGTGGCGGAGAGGTCGGCGGGGCCCTCGTGGAAGGTCGCCCAGGTGCCGTCCTCGCGCTGCTCGCCCCGGATGAACAGGGCGGCGGCGCGGGTGGTGTCCTCGTCGAGGATGCCGAGGAACTGACGCAGCAGCAGGTCCTCGGCGTCCATCGTGACGTTGGTCGCGAGGTCTCCCTTCCACCAGCCCTGGTCGTCCTGGCGGGACAGCAGGAACTCGGTGGCGCGCCGCATGGCGCCGGCGGCGATGTCGGGTGCCCCGGCCGCCACGGGGATGTCGGTGTCGTTTTCGCTGGCCGCGGTCGTTCGGGACGGCAGGGCCGCCCCGGTGCTTCCGTCGGTCGTCGCTGTCATGGCTTCCCCTTCGTGCAGTCCTGCAAGGTGTGCGTCTGCTGTGGGTCCGCCGTCGGCCGGTGCGGTACTCCTCGCCGCACCGGCCGGCGACTACGCGAGGGTTATTCGACCGATGGTGATCATCTCTTTCGTACGACGACGAAGTCCGCGAGCGCCGTGAACTGGTCCCGTACCCGGTCGGGCATGTCGACGGTGTCGAGGGCCTCGATGGCGGTGGTGTGCTGGCGACGTGCTTCCTCGGCGGTCCACTCCCGTCCTCCGGCCTGCTCGATGAGGGCCGCACGGGCCGCGAACTCCTCCTCGGAGAAGTTCGCGAAGTCACTGCTCTCGGCGTCGGCGGCGAGGATGTGGGCGAGCTGTTCGGAGGCGGGGCCGCCCGCGGCGAGCGCCGCCACGACCGGGAGGGACTTCTTGCGCTGCCGCAGGTCGCTCCAGGTCTGCTTGCCGGTGGCAGCCGGGTCGCCCCAGATGCCGAGCAGGTCGTCGACGGCCTGGAACGCCAGGCCGAGGTGGTAGCCGTAGGTCTCCAGGGTGTCGGCGGTGTGCCGGTCGGCACCGCCGAGGACGGCTCCGACGGAACTGGCGCAGGCCAGCAGGGCGCCGGTCTTGTTGCCCTCCATCTCCAGGCACTCCTCGACCCCGACCCGCTCGCGGTGCTCGTAGGAGATGTCCTGCGCCTGGCCGTCGATGAGGGAGCGGCTGGCGGTGGTCAGCCGGCGGGCGGCCCGGGCGGCCTCGGCGGTGCCGAGTTCCAGCAGCACCTCGTAGGCGAGGGCGAACAGGGCGTCGCCGACCAGGATGGCCTGGGCGGGGCCGTGCACCTTCCAGACGGTGTCGCGGTGCCTGCGCTGTTCGTCGCCGTCCATCAGGTCGTCGTGCAGCAGGGAGAAGTTGTGCACGAGTTCGACGGCGACCGCGCCGGGGACGCCGACCTCGGGGGCGGCACCGGTGACCTCGGCGGACAGCACGGCGAGCGCGGGGCGTACGGCCTTGCCGCCGTCGCCGTCGGCGGGCCGGCCCTCGGTGTCGATCCAGCCGAAGTGGTAGGCGGCGACGGTGTCCATGGGAGGCGCCAGGCGGTCGATGGCCGCCCGCAGTACCGGCATGGCCAGTGTCCGGCCGCGCTCCAGGAGCGCGGGCGCGTCCGCCGCGGTCCTTCCAGCGGCCTTCGAGGCCGGGGGCACAGTGGGCACAGTCTCTCCTCTTGTTGCGGTACCGGGGGTGCGCGGGTCTGCCGCGGCGGGTTCCTCGGCCCTCACCGGAGCCCACCTCGCACGGCG contains these protein-coding regions:
- a CDS encoding helix-turn-helix domain-containing protein, whose translation is MSTPESEPSAEPAAALPAVAPHLRALRRRAGLTLEAAARDAGLSPAHLSRLETGQRQPSLPMLLSLARVYGTTVSELLGETTADQDMVLRAADTEPTVAGGWTYRQAGSPGRGMQALRVEVPHGSQSGIVRVHPGEEWLYVLKGRLLLRLGDALHRLAPGDSAHFDSLTPHRIAAQDPDGVELLFVHTLLQSPTAALCLGPTYGDVS
- a CDS encoding aspartate aminotransferase family protein, whose translation is MTIAESESKPSRAGEFDLGALLAERGAERYELHARYLNHQLPRMLHTIGFDKVYERAEGAHFWDADGNDHLDMLAGFGVMGLGRHHPVVRKALHDVLDASLADLTRFDCQPLPGLLAERLLAHSPHLDRVFFGNSGTEAVEGALKFARYVTGRPRVLYCEHAFHGLTTGSLSVNGESGFRDGFAPLLPDTAVPLGDLDALERELAKGDVAALIVEPIQGKGVHPAPPGYLRAAQELLHRRKALLIADEVQTGLGRTGDFYAYQHEEGVEPDLVCVAKALSGGYVPVGATLGKDWIFRKVYSSMDRVLVHSASFGANAQAMAAGLAVLSVMENEHLVAHARATGELLRSRLAALTGKYELLAEVRGRGLMIGIEFGRPRSLRLRGRWTALQAARKGLFAQMVVVPLLRRHRILTQVSGDHLEVIKLIPPLIIDERDVDRFVGAFTAVMDEAHDGGLVWEFGRTLMKQAVAGR
- a CDS encoding 1-deoxy-D-xylulose-5-phosphate synthase N-terminal domain-containing protein; translated protein: MVESTRHPRDLKAPAETEPGELSEENREFLVHAVAGTGGRLGPHPGVVELAVALVPGDADVDAPVRRFGIPEQFLAHAGRGEVPVGIGLTPVRSTGRTSASPPAGGEPPKQPQDRQESPQ
- the ispG gene encoding flavodoxin-dependent (E)-4-hydroxy-3-methylbut-2-enyl-diphosphate synthase; protein product: MTAVSLGMPEAPAPTLAPRRRSRRIQVGSVAVGGDAPVSVQSMTTTRTSDIGATLQQIAELTASGCQIVRVACPTQDDADALAVIAGKSQIPVIADIHFQPKYVFAAIEAGCAAVRVNPGNIKQFDDKVKEIARAAGERGTPIRIGVNAGSLDRRLLRKYGKATPEALVESALWEASLFEEHGFRDIKISVKHNDPVVMVEAYRQLAARCDYPLHLGVTEAGPAFQGTIKSAVAFGALLSEGIGDTIRVSLSAPPAEEVKVGLQILESLNLRQRGLEIVSCPSCGRAQVDVYKLADEVTAGLEGMDVPLRVAVMGCVVNGPGEAREADLGVASGNGKGQIFVKGEVIKTVPESKIVETLIEEALKIAEQMEKDGIVSGEPAVTVS
- the hpnH gene encoding adenosyl-hopene transferase HpnH — protein: MAMPLRQSIKVATYLAEQKLRRREKFPLIVELEPLFACNLACEGCGKIQHPAGVLKQRMPVAQAVGAVLESGAPMVSIAGGEPLMHPQIDEIARQLVARRKYVFLCTNAMLLRKKMDRFTPSPYFAFAVHIDGLRERHDESVAQEGVFDEAVAAIKEAKRRGFRVTTNSTFFNTDTPQTVIEVLDYLNDDLKVDEMMISPAYAYEKAPDQEHFLGVEQTRELFRKAFAGGNRRRWRLNHSPLFLDFLEGRVDFPCTAWAIPNYSIFGWQRPCYLMSDGYVPTYRELIEETDWDKYGRGKDPRCANCMAHCGYEPTAVLATTGSLKESLRALRDTISGPSGNPGNRE
- a CDS encoding 1-hydroxy-2-methyl-2-butenyl 4-diphosphate reductase; translation: MSARPAPAPLLIACALGIERLALHRRVGAGAAGPVAVLRTGMGPEAAERSVTRMLAERVLRDAAVLATGFCAGLAPGMHPGDLVVAEETRDPRGSVPCDGTELLVKELARVAPGRTVHTGPLTGSEHVVRGHERSELLATGAIAVDMESAATLLSAVRVGARPVAAVRVVVDAPEHELVRIGTVRGGISAFRVLRSVLPAYLEWHRSLLLPRR
- the shc gene encoding squalene--hopene cyclase, with the protein product MTATTDGSTGAALPSRTTAASENDTDIPVAAGAPDIAAGAMRRATEFLLSRQDDQGWWKGDLATNVTMDAEDLLLRQFLGILDEDTTRAAALFIRGEQREDGTWATFHEGPADLSATIEAYVALRLAGDPPDAPHMARASAWVREHGGVAASRVFTRIWLALFGWWKWEDLPELPPELIWFPSWVPLNIYDFGCWARQTIVPLTIVSAKRPVRPAPFPLDELHTDPARPNPPVPLAPATSWDGAFQRLDKGLHAVRRVVPRVLRRAAMHTAARWIIERQENDGCWGGIQPPAVYSVIALHLLGYDLNHPVMRAGLQSLDRFAVWREDGARMIEACQSPVWDTCLATIALADAGLPADHPQLVRAADWMLGEQVVRPGDWSVRRPGLPPGGWAFEFHNDNYPDIDDTAEVVLALRRVKHHDPERVDNAIGRGVRWNLGMQSRDGAWGAFDVDNTSPFPNRLPFCDFGEVIDPPSADVTAHVVEMLAVEGLAHDPRTRRGIRWLLAEQEPNGSWFGRWGVNYLYGTGSVVPALVAAGLPGSHPAIRRAVAWLESVQNDDGGWGEDLRSYRHAREWSGRGASTASQTGWALMALLAAGEKESGAVERGIGWLAATQREDGSWDEPHFTGTGFPWDFSINYHLYRQVFPLTALGRYVNGEPFAEKPAAAQAGAGAAGAGAPVAPGVGASDVGVPGAGAPGAGPEQRLAEAKGS
- a CDS encoding polyprenyl synthetase family protein produces the protein MPPASKAAGRTAADAPALLERGRTLAMPVLRAAIDRLAPPMDTVAAYHFGWIDTEGRPADGDGGKAVRPALAVLSAEVTGAAPEVGVPGAVAVELVHNFSLLHDDLMDGDEQRRHRDTVWKVHGPAQAILVGDALFALAYEVLLELGTAEAARAARRLTTASRSLIDGQAQDISYEHRERVGVEECLEMEGNKTGALLACASSVGAVLGGADRHTADTLETYGYHLGLAFQAVDDLLGIWGDPAATGKQTWSDLRQRKKSLPVVAALAAGGPASEQLAHILAADAESSDFANFSEEEFAARAALIEQAGGREWTAEEARRQHTTAIEALDTVDMPDRVRDQFTALADFVVVRKR